In Crassostrea angulata isolate pt1a10 chromosome 4, ASM2561291v2, whole genome shotgun sequence, one genomic interval encodes:
- the LOC128180495 gene encoding E3 ubiquitin-protein ligase TRIP12-like produces MADQPEEVCGGSDHRHIPGASVHHSKYTQQFPEDSKKARSKRGNKRASTSSIEGQTTNKSSKLTESSESTRPRRNSLDSVGSSSASSSTRLSSRRQSVELPLEPYAISQNLRSNSNASVIEGIPYYKTKEKPKETKRVSPKIADQTGSAKKQKTKSKEDKNKSNPETKSVIVDLNKVTKTASKSLTPGKKAHTSVLGESSTGGRRRKSFPSKSPELDSLRRTRQSRKTGSCASSSGSRQSSSLSKRQGASRGRADNSEGTSSGKSTTQSSRGRTTETEALSSSSAMASEEGEGARTGGSEETPNPTAATSSGGATASLTSESETEEADMGRLQALLEARGLPSQLFGALGPRMHQLLHRTMGGGSMNKAQQLLQGLQSTGNEDQQLTAAIEMCQLLVMGNEDTLAGFPVKQVVPALITLLQMEHNFDMMNHACRALTYMMEALPRSSAIVVDAVPVFLEKLRAIQCMDVAEQSLTALEMLSRRHGKSILQAGGIAASLMFLDFFSITAQRSALAITANCVQNMTYDEFHLIRDSLQLLSNKLTHQDKKSVENCCICFCRLVDNFQTDQRTLKEIAVHGLLTNIQQLLVVSPSVISTSTFVMVIRMLSIMCASCPDLAVVLLKQKIADTLCYLLVGTSEEEMHGVELISRTPQELYEIVCLIGELMPALPTDGMFAIDNMLCKTHSSVIDLVSWQWRDDRGVWHPYTSIDGKIIEAAYQSGEDEVSLNTMGRSYTIDFNTLQQINEDTGTARAVQRKVNATAGGSQTTASSSSSSTASEINLEQCDSRAEVLKEDMKLASVFIKTLFAVLYEVYSSSAGPTVRHKCLQTLLRMIYYAEPSLLKEILQSQPVSSHIAAMMASNDVKVVVGAIQMAEILMQKLPDIFSVYFRREGVMHQIKRLADSELKVESPVKPAPTTASSSSLSSTSSGSLTSEPVPTEKEGASPPAPEDSPSSSQMKLSDVLKRKKAPKRSLGRKSKEEATTSETKPASRSSGRAKSASSKESKSSSSSKISFLPSLNPRSWAKFSSSDRVPKASASKEAVLSKNSQISAHREKIKTWIKDQAERFLQQYFGPDFEGTSHPALTVLNQLCSAAEQIQTECDSGIEGLKSIAVIMRDSDVSPFEIIHSGLIQKLLQYLTSSSCAVPRDVRIRRFLHIFLNCPAPDVLHVKRLEMEGNPAMSYLVNKLIGCLHQLEQFQVKVHDLPGGNTSSGRGSNALRFFNTHQLKCNLQRHPECTTLRQWKGGPVKIDPLALVQAIERYLVIRGYGRSKPDGDDDISDDENSDDDVDDTMAAVFISQGTARHKLEFFMGERFLPYNMTVYQAVKNYSNPGETSETDTEAESPLGHANIWVQTHTIWYRPASEGDDASATSPKKTKGDNKSQKTVRRKMDELWNDGHCPVMVPALNAYLTDKLPAFVTVQDASLDVIALLRILHAFNRYWSTMYEVPCPVNPVLPYIEFLSSKLTAKANRQLQDPLVIMTGNLPNWLAEISNAAPFLFPFDTRQLLFYATTFDRDRALMRLQDNTGDNGTTDSTDRVAPRLDRRRKQVSRTELLKQAEKVMEDIGNSRALLEIQYENEVGTGLGPTLEFYALVSKEVQKSDLDLWRGDGIKEKSAIGEDEEILYCYSPCGLFPAPLPRNAKAAVINKVKAKFKFLGKFMAKALMDSRMLDIPLSLVFFKWLLGQEHSLTSSDLQHLDPVVAKSFQQLEDVLHQKQRILTDKSHTDESRQLALESLTMDGCSIEDLDINFTLPGYSNIELKKGGQDITVTLDNLEEYLQLVVHWSQVEGVSRQFEAFREGFEEIFTLSTLQSFYPEELEQLFCGNKKEVWDVKMLMECCRPDHGYTHDSRAVNFLFEVLSCYDDVEQRQFLQFVTGSPRLPVGGFRSLNPPLTIVRKSFEGTENPDNFLPSVMTCVNYLKLPDYSTIDIMREKLTVAAKEGQLSFHLS; encoded by the exons ATGGCAGACCAACCTGAGGAAGTTTGTGGGGGGTCAGATCATCGCCACATCCCAGGGGCGTCGGTGCATCACTCTAAGTACACACA ACAATTTCCAGAAGACAGTAAGAAAGCTCGCTCAAAGCGAGGGAATAAACGTGCATCCACATCTTCTATTGAAGGCCAAACGACAAATAAAAGTAGTAAACTAACAGAATCTAGTGAGTCTACTCGACCTCGCAGGAATTCGCTAGACTCGGTTGGTAGTAGCTCGGCAAGCTCATCGACTCGCCTTTCCTCCAGGCGACAGTCTGTGGAACTGCCTTTAGAACCATACGCAATATCTCAGAACTTACGTTCCAATTCTAACGCATCTGTGATAGAGGGAATACCTTACTACAAAACGAAGGAAAAACCAAAAGAGACCAAGAGAGTGTCTCCAAAAATAGCTGACCAAACAGGATCGGCAAAAAAACAGAAAACCAAGAGTAAAGAGGACAAAAACAAAAGTAATCCAGAGACAAAATCTGTGATTGTTGATTTAAACAAAGTAACAAAGACAGCATCAAAGAGTCTCACCCCTGGGAAGAAGGCCCACACGTCTGTGTTAGGTGAATCAAGCACAGGAGGTAGACGCAGAAAATCTTTCCCATCCAAGTCGCCCGAGCTTGACAGCTTACGGCGAACACGACAAAGCAGAAAAACGGGATCCTGTGCAAGTAGCAG TGGTAGTAGGCAATCGTCTTCCCTCTCAAAGCGCCAGGGAGCCAGCAGGGGCCGGGCCGATAACAGTGAAGGCACCAGTAGTGGAAAGTCGACCACTCAGTCCAGTCGTGGCAGAACCACAGAGACAGAAGCCTTGAGTAGTAGCAGTGCAATGGCATCAGAAGAGGGTGAGGGAGCAAGAACCGGGGGTAGTGAAGAAACCCCAAACCCCACAGCAG ccaCAAGTTCTGGTGGAGCAACAGCAAGCCTGACCTCTGAGAGTGAGACTGAGGAGGCTGATATGGGTCGACTTCAGGCCCTCCTAGAGGCCCGGGGTCTACCCTCACAGCTGTTTGGGGCCCTGGGGCCACGCATGCATCAACTTCTGCATCGTACCATGGGAGGGGGATCAA TGAACAAAGCCCAGCAGCTTCTTCAGGGCCTGCAGTCAACAGGGAATGAAGACCAACAGCTGACGGCAGCCATTGAGATGTGTCAGTTGCTAGTAATGGGAAACGAGGACACTCTGGCGGGCTTCCCCGTCAAACAGGTGGTTCCTGCCCTCATCACCCTCCTACAGATGGAGCACAACTTTGACATGATGAACCACGCGTGCCGGGCACTGACCTACATGATGGAGGCCCTGCCCAGGTCCTCGGCCATTGTGGTAGATGCCGTACCAGTCTTCTTAGAAAAG CTGAGGGCCATACAGTGTATGGATGTGGCTGAACAGTCACTGACTGCTTTAGAGATGTTATCCAGGAGACATGGCAAGTCCATCCTGCAGGCT GGAGGAATTGCAGCATCCTTGATGTTCCTGGACTTCTTCAGCATCACGGCACAGAGGAGTGCTCTGGCCATCACCGCGAACTGTGTCCAGAACATGACGTACGACGAATTCCACTTGATTAGAGACTCGCTGCAGTTACTGAGCAATAAACTCACCCATCAG GACAAGAAATCAGTAGAGAACTGCTGTATTTGCTTCTGTCGCTTGGTGGATAATTTCCAGACCGACCAGAGGACCCTAAAGGAGATTGCTGTCCATGGTCTGCTGACCAACATCCAACAATTACTGGTGGTCAGCCCCTCTGTCATCAGTACCAGCACATTTGTCATGGTGATTAGGATGTTGTCCATCATGTGTGCCAGCTGTCCTGACCTGGCAGTGGTCTTACTCAAACAAA AAATTGCAGACACTCTTTGTTACCTTCTTGTTGGAACCTCAGAAGAAGAAATGCACGGAGTAGAG tTAATTTCTAGAACTCCTCAAGAGCTGTATGAAATTGTTTGCTTGATTGG TGAATTGATGCCAGCCCTGCCCACCGATGGGATGTTTGCTATAGACAACATGCTGTGTAAGACACACAGCAGTGTAATTGATCTAGTCAGCTGGCAGTGGCGGGACGACCGGGGGGTGTGGCATCCCTACACGTCTATTGATGGCAAAATCATTGAG GCTGCATACCAGTCTGGTGAGGATGAAGTGAGTTTGAACACAATGGGCCGATCTTACACAATAGATTTTAACACACTACAACAAATCAATGAAGACACAGGGACGGCCAGAGCTGTCCAAAGGAAGGTCAATGCTACTGCTGGGGGATCTCAAACTACAG CATCCTCCAGCTCCTCGAGCACGGCCTCGGAGATCAACCTGGAGCAATGTGACTCGAGGGCAGAGGTCCTCAAAGAGGACATGAAGTTGGCCTCGGTCTTCATCAAAACTCTGTTCGCTGTGCTATATGAGGTGTACAGCTCCTCG GCTGGACCTACTGTGCGACACAAGTGTCTTCAGACTTTGCTCAGAATGATCTATTATGCTGAGCCCAGCTTACTGAAGGAAATTCTCCAGTCTCAACCAGTCTCAAG TCACATTGCTGCTATGATGGCATCAAATGATGTCAAAGTTGTTGTTGGAGCGATTCAGATGGCAGAGATTCTGATGCAGAAGCTACCAGACATCTTCAGTGTGTACTTCAGGAGGGAAG GTGTAATGCACCAGATTAAACGATTGGCTGACTCCGAGTTGAAGGTGGAGTCCCCGGTAAAGCCTGCTCCGACTACCGCCTCCTCCTCCAGCCTCAGTAGTACCTCGTCTGGGTCATTGACCTCTGAACCAGTCCCCACAGAGAAGGAGGGGGCATCTCCCCCTGCCCCAGAAGATAGCCCCAGCTCCAGTCAGAT GAAACTTAGtgatgttttgaaaagaaagaaagCTCCAAAACGCTCCTTAGGCAGAAAGAGCAAAGAGGAAGCCACAACCTCCGAAACAAAACCAGCGTCCAGAAGCTCGGGGCGGGCCAAGTCTGCGAGCAGCAAGGAGAGCAAGTCCTCCTCCTCCTCAAAGATCTCCTTCCTTCCAAGTCTCAACCCCCGCAGCTGGGCCAAGTTCTCCTCCAGTGACCGAGTGCCAAAAGCTTCTGCATCAAAG GAAgcagttttatccaaaaattcaCAAATATCAGCTCATagggaaaaaattaaaacatggaTCAAGGATCAAG CTGAGCGATTCCTCCAGCAGTACTTTGGTCCGGACTTTGAGGGAACCAGTCACCCAGCCTTGACCGTACTCAACCAGTTGTGTTCAGCTGCCGAGCAAATTCAGactgag tgTGACAGTGGTATAGAAGGATTAAAAAGCATAGCTGTGATCATGAGAGACAGTGACGTCTCGCCCTTTGAAATCATCCACAGTGGCCTCATACAAAAGCTGCTGCAGTATCTCACGTCATCCTCTTGTGCTGTGCCACGTGATGTCAGGATACGGCGCTTTCTGCACATCTTCCTTAATTGTCCA GCCCCTgatgtattacatgtgaaaaGGTTAGAAATGGAGGGAAATCCTGCAATGTCCTATCTAGTCAACAAACTTATTGGATGTCTTCATCAGTTAGAACAG TTTCAGGTCAAAGTTCACGACCTCCCAGGAGGCAATACCTCCAGTGGCAGAGGATCAAATGCTCTCAGATTCTTCAATACCCATCAACTCAAG TGTAATCTCCAGCGACACCCTGAGTGCACCACCTTGAGGCAGTGGAAGGGAGGGCCAGTCAAAATTGACCCCCTGGCCCTAGTTCAGGCCATCGAGAGATACCTGGTGATAAGAGGCTATGGAAGGTCAAAGCCTGATGGGGATGATGATATCAGCGACGATGAGAATTCTGATGATGATGTTGACGACACCATG GCTGCTGTGTTCATCAGTCAAGGAACAGCCAGACACAAACTGGAGTTCTTCATGGGTGAGCGATTCCTGCCGTACAACATGACAGTGTACCAGGCGGTCAAGAACTACAGTAACCCCGGGGAGACCAGTGAGACAGACACCGAGGCTGAGAGTCCACTTGGCCACGCCAACATCTGGGTTCAAACCCACACCATTTG GTACCGTCCTGCATCAGAAGGTGATGATGCTTCAGCCACAAGTCCAAAGAAAACCAAGGGAGATAACAAATCTCAAAAAACCGTCAGAAGAAAGATGGATGAACTGTGGAATG ATGGACACTGCCCCGTGATGGTCCCCGCCCTCAACGCTTACCTGACAGACAAACTTCCAGCATTTGTCACGGTCCAGGATGCCTCGCTGGACGTAATTGCATTACTTCGAATCCTCCACGCGTTTAACAGATACTGGTCCACTATGTACGAG gtGCCATGTCCAGTAAATCCAGTACTACCGTACATTGAATTTCTTAGTTCCAAATTAACAGCCAAAGCTAATCGCCAGCTacaagaccctcttgttataaTGACTGGGAACCTCCCTAACTGGTTGGCGGAAATCTCAAACGCAGC TCCTTTCCTGTTTCCATTTGACACGCGACAGCTGTTATTCTATGCCACCACCTTTGACAGAGACCGTGCGTTGATGAGGCTACAGGACAACACCGGGGATAACGGGACGACGGACAGTACGGACAGAGTGGCCCCCCGGCTGGACCGTAGAAGG AAACAAGTGAGCAGAACGGAATTGTTGAAACAGGCAGAGAAGGTGATGGAGGACATTGGTAACTCCAGGGCCCTGCTGGAGATCCAGTATGAAAACGAG GTTGGTACTGGTTTGGGCCCAACATTAGAGTTCTATGCCTTGGTGTCTAAAGAGGTACAGAAgtctgaccttgacctttggaGAGGGGATGGCATTAAGGAAAAAAGTGCAATAG GGGAGGATGAGGAGATCTTGTACTGTTATTCCCCCTGTGGCTTGTTCCCGGCCCCACTTCCAAGAAACGCTAAAGCAGCGGTCATTAATAAAGTCAAAGCCAAGTTCAAGTTTCTGGGGAAGTTCATGGCCAAAGCTTTAATGGACTCCAGAATG CTGGACATCCCCCTGAGTTTGGTGTTCTTCAAATGGCTGCTGGGACAGGAACATAGCCTGACCTCCAGTGACCTTCAGCATCTGGACCCAGTGGTGGCAAAATCATTCCAACAACTAGAGGACGTCTTACACCAAAAACAGAGGATCCTCACCGACAAGTCACAT ACGGACGAGAGTCGACAGTTGGCTCTGGAGAGTTTGACCATGGATGGTTGTAGTATAGAAGATCTGGACATTAACTTCACTCTGCCTGGCTACTCCAACATAGAGCTGAAGAAGGGGGGTCAGGATATCACGGTCACACTGGATAACCTGGAGGAGTACTTACAG CTGGTGGTCCACTGGAGCCAGGTCGAGGGCGTGTCTCGGCAGTTTGAGGCCTTCAGGGAGGGGTTCGAAGAAATCTTTACTCTGTCCACACTGCAGAGCTTCTATCCAGAGGAG TTGGAACAGCTGTTTTGTGGCAACAAGAAGGAAGTGTGGGACGTTAAGATGTTAATGGAATGCTGTCGACCCGACCACGGTTATACACACGACAGCCGGgctgtcaacttcctgtttgaggTTCTGAGTTGTTATGATGACGTGGAACAGAGACAGTTCTTGCAGTTTGTAACTGGGTCTCCACGCTTACCTGTTGGAG GCTTCAGAAGTTTGAATCCTCCATTGACCATCGTTAGAAAATCATTTGAAGGAACAGAAAATCCTGACAATTTCCTACCATCCGTGATGACATGTGTTAACTATCTGAAACTGCCTGATTATAGCACAATAGACATTATGCGAGAAAAGTTAACAGTTGCTGCAAAAGAGGGACAGCTTTCTTTCCATTTATCATAG